One Fuerstiella marisgermanici DNA window includes the following coding sequences:
- a CDS encoding PQQ-binding-like beta-propeller repeat protein — protein sequence MNPSFLLRVVSGIGLLVCSVNTASADDWPTYRGDNARAGGSHESLPLPLNASWTYTSPAPPEMAWSSGEGKVYEGKVLGHRVKFDDVFHPVAVDGKLYFGSTADDQLHCMDLKTGKTEWTFFTGAPVRLAPSVANGKVYFGSDDGRVYCVDAATGKQLWQFRAGAEDDWLLARGEMISRWPVRTGVLVDDGVAFFGAGIFPHEYVYLYAVDANDGSVIWKQDNLSSEDAGRNDLSPQGYLLASKDLLIVPSGRTLPAAFDRKTGKLVHKRTHSWRTTAGGIIGGTKALLADGQIYSGGPHHLLAMNQKNGDAGYGWFAGRQMVVLDDAAYVATGTVVAKLNRGEYAVNSRIRHDLEMKLYGLSRSLRGQKDKKKVADIRKQISDANDAIKEIADVGVAWQKETVADAALLATPEAVFVGGTNKVTAYSAADGEIVWTAKVNGKARGLAVADERLIVSTDSGSIHVFGGDEISEPDTSLAAFAVASEYHTAAEQILKQTGIRRGFCLVIDGNEGELAYEIASQSDLEVYMIEPDAKKAATARKRLADAGVYGSRVTVHNFDVADIPYSNYFANLIVSDEFVKTGKLKTDPTLIARHLKPAGGVMCLGQPDGDSATAAAALKTVEAEFAKDKDSVAADAEADDEAAKTVANSATKTEGGFATLTRAILPGAGSWSHQYGNAANTAVSDEKRVTGGLGVLWYGDPGIGEMVNRHDGAVGPLAVGGRLIVQGQTTIRAYDAYNGLFLWNYDNPKGIRLGVYKGVSPGNLAATEDRLFHFIGPKCFELDAATGETLRVHDLPESRANGKHQWGYIAVKDNLLFGTATVMESIDAIERRRGRKTKDATDGIFAIDLTTGKHLWDYQGQSISHRTIAIGPDKVFFIDSTITSDQRAEILRQDKSELQNLTGKAREIAEDRMKKIDLRRAVALDSRTGEKVWAKPVDVTDCSEIGIGGGMLTLMYQNDTLILGGANANGHYWRQFVAGEFSRRRLVALSAADGYKLWAKDANYRHRPIIVGNRVLAEPWIYDLHSGEQQMRQHPITGEDVPWSMMRTGHHCGMLTGADSGMIMFRSGATGFMDLEQDAGIRHFAGHRLGCWINAIPANGLVMIPEASAGCVCLFSIASTIVMEPREARTPWAIYSSVGTKTPVRHLALNLGAPGDRKDAHGTVWLSYPRYKAYQETSLDVKLDLQPKFGSGGGYEAVNENALTVNSEQPEWLYTSWAQGLEKLTLPLLGKDDKPAKFKVQLHFANVRSKDPGATFDVQFNGETVLKDVTLPAAGEGESAGTMSEVKDVAVKDNLTITLVAANGQPLLNAVKVLRQE from the coding sequence ATGAATCCCTCCTTCCTTCTTCGTGTGGTCAGTGGCATTGGCCTGCTGGTCTGTTCTGTGAACACAGCTTCCGCCGACGACTGGCCGACTTATCGCGGCGACAATGCTCGTGCCGGCGGCAGCCACGAATCACTGCCCCTTCCGCTAAACGCTTCATGGACGTATACGTCTCCGGCACCGCCGGAAATGGCCTGGTCAAGCGGCGAAGGCAAAGTCTACGAAGGAAAAGTGCTGGGCCATCGTGTGAAGTTCGACGACGTGTTCCATCCGGTCGCCGTCGATGGCAAGCTGTACTTTGGATCCACGGCTGATGACCAACTGCACTGCATGGATTTGAAAACCGGAAAAACAGAGTGGACGTTCTTCACCGGAGCTCCCGTGCGATTGGCTCCATCGGTCGCCAACGGGAAAGTGTACTTCGGTTCTGACGATGGGCGAGTGTATTGCGTCGACGCCGCCACCGGAAAACAACTGTGGCAGTTTCGGGCCGGTGCAGAAGACGACTGGTTGCTGGCTCGCGGCGAAATGATTTCTCGCTGGCCTGTGCGTACCGGCGTGCTGGTGGATGACGGAGTCGCGTTCTTCGGAGCCGGCATCTTCCCTCATGAATACGTCTATCTGTATGCCGTTGATGCAAACGACGGATCAGTGATCTGGAAACAGGATAACCTCAGCTCTGAAGACGCCGGCCGCAACGATCTGTCGCCGCAAGGTTACCTGCTGGCCAGCAAAGATCTGTTGATTGTGCCTTCAGGGCGAACCTTGCCCGCTGCGTTTGATCGAAAGACCGGCAAGCTGGTCCACAAGCGAACTCATAGTTGGCGCACGACGGCCGGCGGAATCATCGGCGGCACCAAGGCGCTGCTGGCGGACGGGCAAATCTATTCCGGTGGTCCTCACCACCTGCTGGCGATGAATCAGAAAAACGGCGATGCAGGTTACGGCTGGTTTGCCGGTCGGCAGATGGTCGTTTTGGACGACGCTGCATACGTGGCCACGGGGACCGTTGTCGCGAAACTCAATCGCGGAGAATACGCCGTCAACAGTCGAATTCGTCACGACCTGGAAATGAAACTCTACGGACTTTCTCGCAGTCTGCGCGGTCAAAAAGACAAGAAGAAAGTGGCCGACATCCGCAAGCAGATCAGCGATGCCAACGATGCAATCAAAGAGATCGCCGATGTCGGTGTTGCCTGGCAAAAAGAAACCGTGGCCGACGCGGCGCTGCTGGCGACTCCTGAAGCTGTGTTCGTGGGCGGCACAAATAAGGTCACCGCCTATTCTGCCGCCGACGGCGAAATCGTTTGGACGGCCAAAGTGAACGGCAAGGCGCGAGGTCTGGCTGTGGCGGACGAACGATTGATCGTCAGCACAGACAGCGGCAGCATTCATGTTTTCGGCGGCGATGAAATTTCCGAACCGGATACGTCGCTGGCCGCGTTCGCGGTAGCGAGCGAATACCACACGGCCGCCGAACAGATACTGAAACAAACGGGAATCCGCCGCGGCTTCTGTCTTGTCATTGACGGCAACGAAGGCGAACTGGCCTACGAAATCGCCAGCCAAAGTGATCTCGAAGTTTACATGATCGAACCAGACGCCAAAAAGGCCGCGACGGCTCGCAAACGTTTGGCGGATGCTGGCGTGTATGGCAGTCGTGTGACCGTGCATAACTTCGACGTGGCCGACATTCCCTATTCCAACTACTTCGCAAACCTGATTGTCAGTGACGAGTTTGTGAAGACCGGCAAATTGAAAACGGATCCGACACTGATTGCCCGTCACCTGAAACCGGCCGGCGGCGTGATGTGTCTCGGCCAACCCGACGGCGACTCAGCAACGGCAGCGGCCGCTTTGAAAACTGTCGAAGCGGAGTTCGCGAAGGATAAGGATTCTGTGGCCGCAGATGCTGAGGCCGACGACGAAGCAGCGAAAACAGTCGCGAATTCTGCGACGAAAACAGAAGGTGGATTCGCAACGTTGACGCGAGCCATCCTGCCGGGCGCAGGATCGTGGTCACACCAATACGGCAACGCCGCCAACACGGCTGTCAGCGACGAAAAGCGAGTCACCGGCGGACTGGGCGTGTTGTGGTATGGTGACCCCGGCATCGGTGAAATGGTCAATCGGCACGATGGAGCCGTCGGGCCACTGGCGGTCGGCGGACGTTTGATCGTTCAGGGCCAGACCACAATTCGAGCCTACGACGCGTACAACGGTTTGTTTCTTTGGAACTACGACAATCCTAAAGGCATTCGGCTGGGCGTGTACAAAGGGGTGAGTCCCGGAAACCTGGCGGCGACCGAAGACCGATTGTTCCACTTCATTGGTCCGAAATGTTTTGAACTCGACGCCGCTACAGGCGAAACATTGCGAGTTCACGACCTGCCGGAATCGCGAGCCAACGGCAAGCATCAGTGGGGCTACATCGCCGTGAAGGACAATCTGCTGTTCGGTACCGCCACAGTGATGGAATCGATCGACGCCATCGAACGCCGTCGAGGCCGCAAGACAAAGGACGCGACTGACGGCATTTTCGCCATCGATCTGACCACGGGTAAGCACCTGTGGGACTATCAGGGCCAGAGTATTTCACACCGCACCATTGCCATCGGCCCTGACAAAGTCTTCTTTATCGACAGCACGATCACCAGTGATCAACGAGCCGAAATTCTGCGGCAGGACAAAAGTGAACTGCAGAATCTGACAGGGAAAGCTCGTGAGATCGCCGAAGACCGCATGAAGAAGATTGACCTGCGGCGAGCCGTCGCACTCGATTCGCGGACCGGCGAAAAGGTGTGGGCGAAACCCGTTGATGTGACCGATTGCAGCGAAATCGGAATCGGCGGCGGCATGCTGACGCTGATGTACCAGAACGACACGCTGATTCTTGGCGGTGCCAACGCTAACGGCCACTATTGGAGGCAGTTTGTCGCGGGCGAATTTTCACGCCGCCGACTTGTCGCTCTTTCGGCCGCAGACGGGTACAAGCTGTGGGCCAAAGATGCGAATTACCGGCACCGTCCCATCATCGTGGGCAATCGAGTCCTCGCCGAACCGTGGATTTATGACCTGCACAGCGGCGAACAGCAGATGCGACAGCATCCCATCACCGGCGAAGATGTCCCATGGTCCATGATGCGAACCGGACATCACTGCGGCATGCTCACAGGTGCCGACAGCGGCATGATTATGTTCCGTTCAGGGGCCACCGGCTTTATGGATCTGGAACAGGACGCAGGCATCCGCCACTTCGCCGGTCATCGACTCGGCTGCTGGATCAATGCGATTCCGGCCAACGGCCTTGTGATGATTCCCGAAGCCAGCGCTGGTTGCGTCTGTCTGTTTTCCATCGCGTCAACCATTGTGATGGAACCCCGTGAAGCTCGGACACCGTGGGCCATTTACAGTTCCGTCGGAACGAAGACGCCCGTCCGCCATCTGGCGTTAAACCTGGGAGCACCCGGCGACCGCAAAGACGCTCACGGCACGGTATGGCTGTCGTACCCTCGTTACAAGGCGTATCAGGAAACGTCACTGGATGTAAAGCTGGATCTGCAACCGAAATTCGGCAGCGGAGGCGGCTACGAAGCGGTCAATGAAAACGCACTCACCGTCAATAGCGAACAGCCAGAATGGTTGTACACGTCATGGGCTCAGGGCCTGGAAAAGCTCACTCTGCCACTGCTCGGCAAAGACGACAAACCAGCCAAGTTCAAAGTGCAACTCCACTTCGCCAACGTCCGCAGCAAAGATCCCGGCGCGACCTTCGACGTCCAATTCAACGGCGAAACAGTGCTGAAGGATGTCACTCTGCCAGCCGCCGGCGAAGGTGAATCCGCGGGCACGATGTCGGAGGTCAAAGATGTAGCTGTCAAAGACAACCTGACAATCACGCTGGTCGCCGCGAATGGTCAACCATTATTGAACGCGGTGAAGGTGCTGCGACAGGAATAG
- a CDS encoding DUF1501 domain-containing protein, whose product MIQSSFATEMLRRTFLRQSGVGVGAAAFSSLLANDAAAANSRTNAHGGLPGFPELPPRVKRVIFLCMAGGPSHLETFDYKPTLEKMDGKPMPASYTAGQPIAQLQGQELKCLRPLTKFVPSGKSGLPISEYLPYHQKMADDICVVKSMVTEQINHDPAHTFMNTGTALSGRPSMGAWVNYGLGSKCQDLPGFVVMTSVGGRNPQPIASRQWASGFLPSRYQGVEFNATGAPVHYLDSPPGVPMDQQKKLIDTIGALNRHRNQTLQSPELDTRIAAYEMAFRMQMSVPELVDMSNEPKHVLDMYGATPGDGSYASNCLLARKLAERGVRFIHLYHRGWDHHGGLQKYMDICCGLTDRATWALVQDLKQRGMLEDTMIIWGGEFGRTPMFQGKGGAGRDHHIKGFSMWLAGGGINGGTSYGNTDELGYNAVEDVVNVRDLHATMLHMLGINAQRFSVPFQGLDTRLTGVEEAHVVDGILG is encoded by the coding sequence ATGATTCAGTCTTCGTTCGCCACCGAAATGCTTCGCCGCACGTTCCTGCGCCAGTCCGGCGTTGGGGTTGGTGCGGCCGCGTTTTCGTCGTTGCTGGCGAATGACGCGGCTGCAGCGAATTCGCGAACGAACGCTCATGGCGGGCTGCCAGGCTTTCCGGAATTACCACCGCGTGTGAAACGAGTCATCTTCCTGTGCATGGCTGGCGGGCCGTCGCATCTGGAAACATTCGACTACAAGCCGACGCTCGAAAAGATGGACGGCAAACCGATGCCGGCATCGTACACAGCCGGTCAACCAATCGCTCAATTGCAGGGGCAGGAACTAAAATGTCTGCGGCCGCTGACTAAGTTTGTGCCGTCCGGGAAAAGTGGCCTGCCGATCAGTGAATACCTGCCGTATCACCAGAAAATGGCCGACGACATTTGCGTCGTCAAGTCGATGGTGACTGAACAGATCAACCACGATCCGGCTCACACCTTCATGAACACGGGCACGGCTTTAAGCGGTCGTCCGTCGATGGGAGCGTGGGTCAACTACGGTCTCGGCAGCAAATGTCAGGACCTGCCTGGCTTTGTCGTCATGACCAGCGTCGGCGGCCGAAACCCTCAACCGATTGCGTCGCGGCAATGGGCTTCAGGGTTTCTGCCGAGTCGTTATCAAGGCGTGGAATTCAACGCAACTGGTGCTCCGGTGCACTATCTGGATTCGCCGCCGGGGGTGCCGATGGATCAACAGAAGAAACTGATCGACACCATTGGTGCTCTAAACCGGCACCGCAATCAAACACTGCAAAGTCCCGAACTGGATACACGGATCGCTGCTTACGAAATGGCGTTTCGAATGCAGATGTCAGTGCCCGAACTGGTCGACATGTCCAACGAACCAAAGCACGTTCTGGACATGTACGGCGCTACTCCCGGCGATGGTTCGTATGCGTCTAACTGCCTTCTGGCCAGAAAGCTGGCGGAGCGCGGAGTCCGGTTTATCCACTTGTATCATCGCGGTTGGGACCACCACGGCGGTTTGCAGAAGTACATGGACATCTGCTGCGGTTTGACTGACCGAGCCACATGGGCGCTGGTTCAGGACTTGAAACAGCGAGGCATGCTGGAAGACACAATGATTATCTGGGGCGGAGAATTTGGCCGCACGCCCATGTTTCAGGGCAAGGGCGGCGCGGGGCGTGATCATCACATTAAGGGCTTTTCGATGTGGCTGGCGGGTGGCGGAATCAACGGCGGCACCAGCTATGGCAACACCGACGAACTCGGCTACAACGCGGTGGAAGACGTGGTTAACGTGCGCGACCTTCACGCTACAATGCTGCACATGCTGGGCATCAACGCTCAACGATTCAGCGTACCGTTTCAGGGGTTGGACACACGACTTACAGGAGTCGAAGAAGCACATGTCGTCGACGGAATTCTGGGTTAG